Proteins encoded by one window of Yersinia massiliensis:
- the glpA gene encoding anaerobic glycerol-3-phosphate dehydrogenase subunit A — MTNSSPYTETDVIIIGGGATGAGIARDCARRGLACTLLERHDIATGATGRNHGLLHSGARYAVTDGESARECIEENRILKRIARHCIEQTDGLFITLPEDSLDYQQQFIARCQEAGIEAEAIDPKQALRLEPAANPALIAAVRVPDGTVDPFRLTAANMLDAREHGAKVLTYHEVIGLLRQGDRVSGVRVFDHKNNRQYEIHAQIVVNAAGIWGQHIAEYADLRIRMFPAKGALLILGHRINNMVINRCRKPADADILVPGDTISLIGTTSTHIEYDQIDNMVVTAQEVDTLIREGSKLSPQLAQTRILRAYAGVRPLVASDDDPSGRNVSRGIVLLDHARRDGLEGLITITGGKLMTYRLMAEWATDKVCEKLGVTAACTTAQTPLPGSQQSAEQTLSKVISLPASIRGSAVYRHGDRATQLLAGNRLDNSLVCECEAVTAGEVRYAVDSLSVNNLLDLRRRTRVGMGTCQGELCACRAAGLLNRFKVTTPQQSREQLTQFLNERWKGVRPIAWGDALRESEFTHWVYQGLCGLDDTLSVAPIQEKRDEI; from the coding sequence ATGACGAACAGTTCTCCTTACACAGAAACGGATGTCATCATCATCGGTGGGGGCGCGACCGGCGCAGGGATTGCTCGAGATTGTGCGCGTCGTGGTTTGGCGTGCACGTTGTTAGAGCGGCATGACATTGCCACCGGCGCGACGGGACGTAACCATGGCTTACTGCACAGTGGTGCTCGCTATGCGGTGACTGATGGTGAGTCCGCTCGTGAATGTATTGAAGAAAACCGAATACTAAAACGTATAGCGCGCCACTGTATCGAGCAAACCGACGGCCTGTTTATCACACTGCCGGAAGATTCACTGGACTATCAGCAGCAATTTATAGCTCGCTGTCAGGAGGCGGGGATCGAGGCTGAAGCCATCGATCCCAAGCAGGCATTACGTCTGGAACCCGCCGCTAACCCTGCGCTCATTGCCGCGGTTCGTGTACCTGATGGCACCGTGGATCCCTTCCGCTTAACCGCCGCCAATATGCTGGATGCCCGTGAGCACGGCGCGAAGGTATTGACTTATCACGAGGTTATCGGGCTATTACGCCAAGGCGATCGTGTGAGCGGTGTGCGCGTTTTCGATCATAAAAACAACCGTCAATATGAAATCCATGCGCAAATTGTGGTCAATGCGGCAGGGATCTGGGGGCAGCACATTGCCGAATATGCCGATCTTCGTATTCGCATGTTCCCTGCCAAAGGCGCACTGCTGATCCTCGGCCATCGCATCAATAACATGGTGATCAACCGCTGCCGTAAACCGGCGGATGCTGACATTCTGGTCCCCGGGGACACCATTTCATTGATCGGCACCACCTCTACGCACATCGAATATGACCAAATAGATAATATGGTGGTTACAGCGCAAGAAGTGGATACCTTAATCCGCGAAGGTTCTAAACTCTCGCCGCAACTGGCACAAACCCGTATTTTACGGGCCTACGCCGGTGTTAGGCCGCTGGTCGCCAGCGATGATGATCCATCAGGGCGTAACGTCAGCCGCGGTATCGTATTGCTGGATCATGCTCGTCGTGATGGCTTGGAAGGGCTTATCACCATTACCGGTGGCAAGTTAATGACCTACCGGTTGATGGCGGAGTGGGCCACCGATAAAGTCTGTGAAAAGCTCGGTGTGACCGCCGCTTGTACCACAGCCCAAACACCACTGCCCGGTTCGCAACAATCCGCGGAACAAACCCTCAGCAAAGTGATTTCTCTACCCGCCAGTATTCGCGGCTCAGCGGTTTATCGCCACGGCGACCGTGCCACACAGCTCTTGGCGGGGAACCGACTCGATAACAGCTTAGTGTGCGAATGCGAAGCGGTGACGGCGGGTGAAGTACGTTATGCCGTTGATTCTTTGTCGGTGAACAACTTATTAGACTTACGCCGCCGCACTCGGGTCGGTATGGGAACCTGCCAAGGGGAACTCTGCGCCTGCCGAGCCGCTGGCTTGCTTAACCGCTTTAAAGTGACAACACCGCAACAATCCCGTGAGCAACTGACGCAATTTCTCAATGAGCGTTGGAAAGGTGTGCGCCCGATAGCTTGGGGTGATGCGCTACGGGAGAGTGAGTTTACCCATTGGGTTTATCAAGGATTGTGTGGTTTGGATGACACCCTTTCTGTGGCCCCTATTCAGGAGAAACGCGATGAAATTTGA
- the tusA gene encoding sulfurtransferase TusA has protein sequence MTDIFAHPDKTLDALGLRCPEPVMMVRKTVRHMEDGQTLLIIADDPATTRDIPGFCRFMDHQLLAQDTQQTPYRYLLKKGAKVG, from the coding sequence ATGACCGATATTTTTGCTCATCCCGATAAAACACTTGATGCATTGGGCCTGCGCTGCCCAGAACCGGTGATGATGGTCCGTAAGACGGTCCGGCACATGGAAGACGGTCAAACGCTGCTTATCATCGCTGATGATCCCGCCACCACCCGTGATATCCCCGGTTTCTGTCGCTTTATGGATCATCAGTTGTTAGCGCAAGATACTCAGCAGACGCCATATCGCTACCTACTCAAGAAAGGGGCAAAAGTCGGCTGA
- a CDS encoding 7-cyano-7-deazaguanine/7-aminomethyl-7-deazaguanine transporter, with translation MFSFTPQQRMTALVWLSLFHIVIITSSNYLVQLPIAIFGFHTTWGAFTFPFIFLATDLTVRIFGAPLARRIILSVMVPALLISYLISALFYQGSWQGFPALTTFNLFVARIAAASFMAYVLGQILDVQVFNRLRQRSAWWVAPTAAMFFGNISDTMAFFFIAFYRSTDPFMAANWVEIALVDYSFKLLICMLFFLPAYGVMLNVLLKYFARKTSQQALATAHSATR, from the coding sequence ATGTTTTCGTTTACACCCCAACAGCGGATGACCGCTTTGGTATGGCTATCGCTATTCCATATTGTCATCATTACCTCCAGTAACTATTTGGTGCAATTACCGATCGCTATCTTCGGTTTTCACACCACATGGGGGGCATTTACCTTTCCGTTTATCTTTTTAGCGACCGACCTGACTGTGCGGATTTTTGGTGCGCCCTTGGCACGCCGGATCATTTTATCTGTCATGGTGCCCGCGTTGCTGATTTCCTACCTGATTTCAGCCCTGTTCTATCAGGGGAGTTGGCAAGGATTCCCAGCGTTAACCACTTTCAACCTGTTCGTGGCCCGTATTGCCGCGGCGAGCTTTATGGCCTATGTGCTCGGTCAGATTCTGGATGTTCAGGTGTTTAACCGGCTGCGCCAGCGCAGTGCTTGGTGGGTTGCGCCAACTGCCGCAATGTTCTTTGGCAATATTAGCGATACCATGGCGTTCTTCTTTATTGCGTTCTATCGCAGTACTGATCCCTTTATGGCCGCCAATTGGGTGGAAATCGCCTTAGTTGATTACAGCTTCAAGCTGCTGATCTGTATGTTGTTCTTCTTGCCCGCTTATGGCGTGATGCTCAATGTGCTGCTGAAATACTTTGCCCGCAAAACTAGCCAGCAAGCCTTGGCTACGGCTCACTCTGCAACACGATAA
- the glpB gene encoding glycerol-3-phosphate dehydrogenase subunit GlpB encodes MKFDVIIIGGGLAGLACGIRLAEQGKYCAIVSAGQNALHFSSGSLDLLAKLPDGRAVGQPLSAMDALAEMAPEHPYSKMRQFGPTGELNELAPQAEALLQRCGLKLVGSAAKNHLRLTPLGGCRPTWLSPIDIPVAPLEGPLPWQNVAVIGIEGFLDFQPQMVASALQDQGIEATADYLHLPALDRLRDNPSEFRAVNIARVLDLPENRQALADELSRLSCEADTILLPACIGLDESAPLDALRAAVGKPIQLLPTLPPSLLGIRLHQALRQRFQQLGGMTMPGDAVLRAEMVDNRITGLYTRNHGDIPLRAAQMVLASGSFFSNGLVATFERVYEPILDLDVLSLPNRADWSRSNMFAPQPYLQFGVNTDNRLRALRGGIALENLHVIGAVLGGYDPLQQGCGAGVSLTSALFAAEQIVSAMEVTL; translated from the coding sequence ATGAAATTTGATGTCATTATCATCGGTGGTGGGCTGGCAGGTCTGGCCTGCGGGATACGTCTGGCAGAGCAGGGTAAATACTGTGCCATTGTCAGCGCGGGCCAAAATGCGTTGCATTTCTCCTCTGGCTCATTGGATTTATTGGCAAAATTACCTGATGGACGGGCTGTTGGTCAGCCACTCTCGGCCATGGATGCGTTAGCTGAAATGGCCCCTGAACATCCCTACAGTAAAATGCGGCAATTCGGACCGACGGGTGAATTAAATGAATTGGCCCCGCAAGCTGAAGCGCTACTTCAGCGTTGTGGCCTAAAACTGGTGGGGAGTGCGGCAAAAAACCACTTGCGGCTGACACCATTAGGGGGCTGCCGACCTACTTGGCTCAGCCCCATCGATATCCCAGTGGCCCCGTTGGAAGGCCCGTTGCCGTGGCAAAATGTCGCGGTGATTGGTATCGAAGGCTTCCTCGATTTTCAGCCGCAGATGGTCGCTAGTGCTTTGCAAGATCAAGGTATCGAGGCCACGGCTGACTACCTGCATTTACCGGCACTTGATCGCTTGCGCGATAATCCGAGTGAGTTCCGTGCTGTGAATATTGCTCGCGTATTGGACCTGCCGGAGAACCGGCAAGCGCTAGCTGATGAACTCTCCCGCTTATCTTGTGAAGCCGACACCATTCTACTGCCTGCCTGTATTGGGTTGGATGAGTCTGCGCCGTTAGACGCCCTGCGCGCGGCGGTAGGCAAACCGATTCAACTGTTGCCGACACTGCCTCCTTCCTTGCTCGGCATTCGCTTACACCAAGCGCTGCGTCAGCGTTTTCAGCAACTCGGTGGCATGACAATGCCGGGTGATGCCGTCTTACGCGCCGAAATGGTCGATAACCGCATCACTGGGCTTTATACCCGCAATCACGGAGATATTCCGTTGCGTGCGGCTCAGATGGTGCTCGCCAGTGGGAGTTTCTTCAGTAATGGGCTGGTCGCCACCTTCGAACGGGTCTACGAGCCGATACTGGATCTGGATGTCTTATCGTTGCCGAATCGCGCGGATTGGAGCCGTAGCAATATGTTTGCTCCGCAGCCTTATTTACAGTTTGGTGTCAATACCGATAACCGGCTGCGGGCGCTACGTGGCGGTATTGCCTTGGAGAACCTGCACGTCATCGGCGCGGTACTGGGGGGGTACGATCCCTTGCAGCAAGGCTGTGGCGCGGGGGTTTCACTGACGAGCGCCTTGTTCGCCGCAGAACAGATTGTTAGCGCAATGGAGGTGACATTATGA
- a CDS encoding DUF2500 domain-containing protein: protein MSKPPLLLIAVVVLIAVLATRQYWQKKKQDAENDRSPVRSLQVEVAEKREVLAPNRRSRQREEIVAEEKRYEVYFQPLLSSIDASTDSQIKMIVPQQEFNRIEQGAKGTLRLQGTRYIGFAPN from the coding sequence ATGAGTAAACCGCCCTTATTATTGATTGCAGTCGTGGTGTTGATCGCGGTTCTAGCGACTCGCCAGTATTGGCAGAAAAAAAAGCAGGATGCAGAAAACGATCGTTCGCCAGTACGTAGTTTGCAAGTCGAAGTGGCAGAAAAGCGGGAAGTGCTGGCACCTAATCGCCGCTCCCGTCAGCGCGAAGAGATTGTTGCAGAGGAAAAACGCTACGAGGTGTACTTCCAGCCGCTTCTCAGCAGCATCGATGCCTCAACCGACAGTCAAATCAAAATGATCGTACCGCAGCAGGAATTCAACCGTATAGAGCAAGGTGCAAAGGGAACATTACGTTTACAAGGCACCCGCTATATTGGTTTTGCCCCAAATTAA
- a CDS encoding DUF1820 family protein: MANEQLLYRIQFMNNGKNYQLYVREVGPSTLFGFIEIADFVFDSQSTLLVDPSTEKLKTEFSGVNRSYIPLHSVIRIDAVTEKGSARISELGSNVMSFPYLPGNKP; this comes from the coding sequence ATGGCTAATGAACAGTTACTTTATCGTATCCAATTTATGAATAACGGTAAGAATTATCAGCTTTATGTCCGAGAAGTCGGGCCGAGTACTTTATTTGGATTTATTGAGATTGCTGATTTTGTCTTCGATAGCCAATCAACATTGTTGGTGGACCCTTCTACAGAAAAACTGAAAACAGAGTTTTCAGGCGTTAATCGTAGCTATATCCCTCTGCATTCCGTGATTCGTATTGATGCAGTGACGGAAAAAGGCAGCGCGCGGATCTCTGAATTGGGCAGTAATGTGATGAGTTTCCCTTATCTACCAGGCAATAAGCCCTAA
- a CDS encoding DcrB family lipoprotein: MHRITQFLAVGLLVVGLSACDSGSDSNVGQPISLMDGKVALSLPADLSDQSGKMGNQANNMYVYANKTGDKAVIVILGDRTNEALDVLTGRLAEQQRVRDANLQVVTNKAIKIDGQPFQQLDSIITSGGQKAYSSVVIGNVGNHLMTLQITLPAENQQQAQTEAESIISTLTLK, encoded by the coding sequence ATGCATAGAATCACTCAGTTTCTCGCCGTCGGCCTGCTGGTTGTAGGACTAAGCGCCTGTGATAGTGGCAGCGATAGCAATGTGGGCCAGCCAATCAGTTTGATGGATGGCAAAGTCGCGTTGAGTTTACCCGCTGATTTATCCGATCAAAGCGGGAAGATGGGCAATCAAGCCAATAATATGTACGTTTACGCCAATAAAACCGGCGATAAAGCGGTGATTGTGATTTTAGGGGATCGCACCAACGAGGCGTTGGATGTGTTGACTGGTCGCTTAGCTGAACAACAGCGTGTGCGCGATGCCAACTTGCAAGTGGTCACGAATAAAGCGATTAAAATTGATGGACAACCTTTCCAGCAGTTAGACAGCATTATTACCAGCGGTGGTCAGAAAGCGTATTCTTCAGTGGTGATCGGTAATGTCGGTAACCATTTGATGACATTGCAAATCACCCTGCCTGCTGAAAACCAGCAGCAAGCGCAAACTGAAGCCGAATCTATCATCAGCACCTTGACGCTGAAATAA
- a CDS encoding lysoplasmalogenase, with the protein MSWPFLAVFFSGWLFVDATYRGPRWQRWVFKPVTLLLLLLLAWQAPVLGPAGYLIVLGLLATLVADALLLLPSERLLYALGAFFLSHLLYTISFASQMTFTFFWPLPLVLIIIGALLLATVWTKLDEMRWPVVALVGMTLLMVWMAGEQYFARSTDMSFSLLAGTLFLLVSHSIWLLNRYRFSFRASDAIVAGCYFVGHFLIVRSLYL; encoded by the coding sequence ATGAGCTGGCCATTCCTTGCCGTATTCTTTTCTGGTTGGTTGTTTGTCGATGCAACTTACCGTGGCCCACGCTGGCAGCGTTGGGTATTCAAACCCGTCACCCTGTTACTGTTACTCTTACTTGCTTGGCAAGCACCCGTTCTTGGCCCTGCCGGTTATCTGATTGTCCTGGGCTTACTGGCGACCTTAGTTGCCGATGCCTTATTGCTGCTACCCAGTGAGCGCTTACTTTATGCTCTAGGTGCGTTCTTCCTATCTCATTTACTGTATACCATCAGCTTTGCCAGCCAGATGACCTTTACGTTCTTCTGGCCGTTGCCTTTGGTTTTAATCATCATCGGTGCCTTACTGCTCGCGACTGTCTGGACAAAATTGGATGAGATGCGTTGGCCCGTCGTTGCCTTGGTCGGTATGACGTTATTGATGGTTTGGATGGCAGGTGAGCAGTACTTCGCCCGCAGCACAGACATGAGTTTCTCTTTACTGGCAGGGACATTGTTCTTACTGGTTTCCCATAGCATTTGGTTGTTGAATCGCTATCGTTTTTCTTTCCGTGCATCAGATGCCATTGTCGCAGGTTGCTATTTTGTCGGGCATTTCTTGATTGTCCGGTCGCTGTATTTATAA
- a CDS encoding zinc/cadmium/mercury/lead-transporting ATPase — protein MHSHSEHNHSTDTQNNCGCGHTHAKKQVGCSSSAVTNTSTDSSSSVSEHSHGNGGCCSQSHTEEGDDESDILTAATPAGSQRFSWQVKGMDCPSCARKIENAISSQIDIENVKVLFATEKLVVDARMDIRLQVQQAVKQAGFSLVDTQSPTENKVAASESRLREYLPIALLTLLMLISWGISFYSAEWAEMAFAATTLVGLIPIASKAWKLIRTGTPFAIETLMTVAAIGALFIGATAEAAMVLLLFMIGELLESYAANRARRGVKALMALVPEEALLLKNGERIMVPVASLRPGDIIEVAPGGRLPADAELITPFASFDESALTGESIPVERLQGEKVAAGCLSVDRATEMRVISETGNNAIDRILQLIELAEERRAPIERFIDRFSRIYTPAIMFLAVLVILIPPLAFAEPWESWIYRGLTLLLIGCPCALVISTPAAITSALAAATRRGALIKGGAALEQLGRIQTVAFDKTGTLTEGKPKVTDILPVAGVSETRLLSLAAAVEAGSPHPLAVAIMQRAQQNTPLLPLAEARRALAGVGVEGQVNGLLVRVSAPSKLPEGLISGEWQEQLDKLESQGKTAVAVLENQAFIGLLALRDTLRADAKLAIDSLKNLGIQGVMLTGDNPRAAAAIANELGIDYRAGLLPADKVQAVMALNEAQPTVMVGDGINDAPAMKAASIGIAMGSGTDVALETADAALTHNRLTGLADIILLSRAANANIRQNIAIALGLKGVFLVTTLLGLTGLWMAVLADSGATALVTANALRLLRKKDN, from the coding sequence ATGCATTCACATTCTGAACATAATCACTCAACGGATACACAAAACAACTGTGGCTGTGGTCATACTCATGCTAAAAAGCAGGTGGGTTGTAGCAGCTCAGCAGTAACTAATACCAGCACTGACAGCTCAAGCTCAGTAAGTGAGCACTCACACGGTAATGGAGGTTGCTGTAGTCAGAGCCATACCGAAGAAGGCGATGACGAAAGCGACATACTGACGGCAGCGACGCCCGCTGGCAGTCAGCGTTTTAGCTGGCAAGTCAAAGGGATGGACTGCCCAAGCTGCGCGCGAAAAATTGAAAATGCCATCAGTAGTCAGATCGATATTGAAAATGTCAAAGTGCTGTTTGCCACAGAAAAATTAGTGGTTGATGCACGTATGGATATCCGCCTGCAAGTCCAGCAAGCCGTCAAACAAGCAGGTTTCAGTTTGGTCGATACCCAATCACCAACTGAGAACAAGGTCGCAGCGTCCGAATCGCGTCTGCGCGAATATCTGCCAATCGCATTATTAACCCTCTTGATGCTCATCAGTTGGGGAATCTCTTTTTACAGCGCCGAATGGGCTGAGATGGCCTTCGCCGCCACGACCCTAGTCGGGCTGATTCCTATCGCCAGCAAAGCTTGGAAACTCATTCGCACAGGCACACCTTTTGCCATCGAAACCTTGATGACCGTTGCGGCTATCGGAGCCTTGTTTATTGGTGCTACCGCTGAAGCCGCGATGGTATTGCTGCTGTTTATGATTGGTGAGTTGCTGGAGTCCTATGCGGCAAACCGCGCGCGCCGTGGTGTCAAAGCACTCATGGCATTGGTGCCGGAAGAAGCATTGTTGTTGAAAAACGGTGAGCGAATCATGGTTCCGGTGGCCAGTTTGCGCCCCGGCGATATCATTGAGGTAGCCCCAGGTGGCCGCCTACCCGCAGATGCCGAATTAATCACTCCGTTCGCCAGTTTCGATGAAAGCGCCCTGACCGGGGAATCGATTCCGGTTGAACGTTTGCAAGGTGAGAAAGTCGCCGCAGGATGTTTATCTGTTGATCGCGCCACTGAAATGCGGGTGATTTCGGAGACTGGGAATAATGCCATTGACCGTATTTTGCAACTCATTGAATTAGCAGAAGAACGTCGCGCCCCGATTGAGCGTTTCATCGACCGCTTCAGCCGTATTTATACGCCAGCGATTATGTTTCTTGCCGTACTGGTGATACTCATCCCGCCATTAGCCTTCGCCGAGCCTTGGGAGAGCTGGATTTACCGTGGGTTAACCTTACTGTTGATTGGTTGTCCCTGTGCGTTGGTTATTTCTACACCAGCAGCCATTACTTCTGCCTTGGCAGCCGCCACGCGGCGCGGCGCTCTAATCAAAGGTGGAGCCGCACTGGAACAACTGGGGCGCATTCAAACCGTGGCCTTCGACAAAACCGGTACGCTGACAGAAGGCAAACCGAAAGTGACCGATATTCTGCCGGTGGCAGGTGTCAGTGAGACTCGCCTGTTGTCATTGGCAGCAGCAGTCGAAGCCGGTTCCCCACATCCATTAGCCGTCGCGATTATGCAACGAGCGCAACAAAACACCCCACTGCTGCCACTGGCTGAAGCACGTCGCGCACTGGCTGGCGTGGGGGTTGAAGGTCAAGTCAACGGGCTTCTCGTGCGTGTTAGCGCACCCAGTAAACTGCCTGAGGGGCTAATATCAGGTGAATGGCAGGAGCAACTCGACAAGCTTGAGAGCCAAGGTAAAACGGCCGTCGCGGTGCTGGAAAATCAGGCATTTATTGGCTTACTGGCGCTACGTGACACACTGCGCGCCGATGCTAAACTCGCCATTGATTCGCTCAAAAACTTGGGTATTCAGGGTGTGATGTTAACGGGCGATAACCCACGGGCTGCGGCGGCAATAGCCAACGAACTGGGGATTGATTACCGCGCAGGGCTGTTGCCGGCCGATAAGGTTCAGGCCGTGATGGCACTCAATGAAGCCCAGCCGACGGTGATGGTCGGGGACGGCATCAATGATGCGCCAGCAATGAAAGCCGCCAGTATTGGTATTGCCATGGGCAGCGGCACTGATGTGGCGTTGGAAACCGCCGATGCCGCGCTGACCCATAATCGGCTCACTGGGCTGGCGGACATTATTTTGTTATCCCGTGCCGCTAACGCCAATATCCGCCAGAATATTGCTATCGCGTTAGGGCTGAAAGGGGTTTTCTTGGTCACCACTCTGCTAGGCTTAACCGGCTTGTGGATGGCGGTATTAGCCGATTCAGGTGCCACCGCTTTAGTCACCGCTAATGCGCTGAGATTACTACGGAAAAAGGATAATTAA
- the glpC gene encoding anaerobic glycerol-3-phosphate dehydrogenase subunit GlpC: MTWLPQHGDSDTFSQDLPQDKHLARDNSFESCIKCTVCTTYCPVAKVNPLYPGPKQAGPDGERLRLKDPALYDDALKYCTNCKRCEVACPSDVKIGDIIQRAKANYSSNKPKLRDAILSHTDIMGTLSTPFAPVINAVTGLKPVRTLLDKALKIDHRRELPKYSFGTFRRWYHKQAEKQQQYAEQVAFFHGCFVNYNHPQLGKDLVSVFNAMNIGVQLLKREKCCGVPLIANGFIAQAKKQAQVNLASLTDAVIERDIPVVATSSSCTFTLRDEYPHLLDVDTTPVRDKVELATRYLYRLLDQGRELPLKPLFSAENKPLRIAYHTPCHMEKMGWTAYTLALLQRIPNIELVVLDSQCCGIAGTYGFKSENYATAQGIGASLFQQIEDSGVDLVITDCETCKWQIEMSTSKQCEHPITLLAQSLNPHCP, encoded by the coding sequence ATGACGTGGTTGCCACAGCACGGAGACAGTGACACTTTTTCTCAAGATCTACCGCAGGATAAGCATTTGGCTCGGGATAACAGTTTTGAAAGTTGCATCAAGTGCACGGTTTGCACCACCTATTGCCCTGTGGCGAAGGTTAACCCACTCTATCCAGGGCCGAAACAGGCTGGTCCTGATGGTGAGCGCTTACGTCTGAAAGACCCTGCACTGTACGATGATGCATTAAAATATTGCACCAACTGTAAACGCTGTGAGGTTGCTTGTCCGTCAGATGTCAAAATCGGGGACATCATCCAGCGCGCAAAAGCCAATTACAGCAGCAATAAGCCCAAACTGCGTGATGCGATCCTCAGCCATACCGACATTATGGGCACGCTCTCGACGCCTTTCGCGCCCGTGATCAATGCAGTAACCGGGTTGAAACCGGTACGAACCTTACTGGATAAGGCCCTGAAGATAGATCACCGCCGTGAACTGCCGAAATATTCCTTCGGTACGTTTCGCCGTTGGTATCACAAACAGGCTGAAAAACAGCAGCAGTATGCAGAGCAAGTCGCGTTCTTCCATGGCTGCTTCGTTAACTACAATCACCCGCAATTGGGCAAAGATTTAGTCAGTGTATTCAATGCGATGAATATTGGTGTGCAGTTGCTAAAGCGGGAAAAATGTTGTGGAGTACCGCTGATCGCCAATGGGTTTATCGCGCAAGCTAAGAAACAGGCGCAGGTCAATTTGGCATCGCTAACAGATGCGGTGATTGAACGAGATATCCCCGTCGTGGCGACCTCTTCAAGCTGTACTTTTACGTTGCGTGATGAGTATCCGCACTTACTGGATGTCGATACCACCCCCGTGCGCGATAAAGTGGAGTTAGCAACACGTTACCTTTATCGCTTATTGGATCAGGGGCGCGAGCTACCGCTTAAGCCACTCTTTTCTGCCGAAAACAAGCCGCTGCGCATTGCCTACCACACGCCATGTCATATGGAGAAAATGGGCTGGACTGCCTATACCTTGGCGTTATTACAGCGCATTCCCAATATTGAGCTGGTGGTGCTGGATTCTCAGTGTTGTGGTATCGCAGGCACTTATGGTTTTAAATCAGAGAATTACGCTACCGCGCAAGGGATTGGGGCATCGCTATTCCAGCAAATTGAGGACAGCGGTGTCGATCTGGTCATCACCGATTGCGAAACCTGTAAATGGCAGATTGAGATGTCGACGAGTAAGCAGTGTGAGCATCCGATTACCCTGCTAGCGCAGTCTCTCAATCCCCATTGTCCTTGA
- a CDS encoding DUF1145 family protein: protein MWINLGRLLMLGVWFFLLLNLFQPFPSPLKYFINVAMIFMVLMHGLQLVLLKSTQPKDQPISGLQQFKIFVFGVFELLAWQKKQPPLPKK, encoded by the coding sequence ATGTGGATTAATCTCGGCCGCTTATTGATGTTAGGGGTATGGTTCTTCTTACTGCTGAATCTGTTCCAGCCGTTCCCTTCTCCCTTAAAGTATTTCATCAATGTTGCCATGATATTCATGGTGCTGATGCACGGCCTGCAACTGGTTCTGCTCAAATCAACTCAGCCGAAAGACCAACCGATCAGCGGCTTGCAACAGTTTAAAATTTTTGTGTTCGGCGTATTCGAATTACTGGCTTGGCAAAAGAAACAACCGCCGCTGCCTAAAAAATAA